Genomic DNA from Oryza sativa Japonica Group chromosome 5, ASM3414082v1:
gagacaagagagaggatgagaggatgaggagatgacaggtgggttccacaatttttttataaatagagtgctgactagactgccacgcgtacgccacgtggaccaaaaccaccgcggattgggtcgaggagggtaatttgtccggttgtatagttgagggtgaagaatgctcggttttgtggttgggggggggtaattcgtacttttttcgagagaaaaaatagacttattctatgGAAAAGCACGATGGGTTGTCGTGCCTTCAAGCCGGGCCGACCAGGCATGACCCAAGTCTTATTATGCCGTGACTAGGCTGTGGGTGCAGCTTGTGGATAGGCACGATCCAGCCCCGCGTGTTGGTCGGGCCGCGCCAGCCCAACTGACCTCATCCCAGGGCCGGTCATGCCTAGGCCGTGCTGGGGTGGAtggcccatttggccatctatagtttTGAGGGTATTTTTTTGTTGATGTGGCTTGTTGACCTTGTCCAATCGACTGAATTAACATGCAAGACCCACATTTCATCCTCTCTTtcattcccttcttcctccatccTTTTCCTCTTCGGCCCTTCCCTCCCTAGCCGGTGGGAGGCGTGGGACGATCCTGTTTGACTTAACACACCCGAGCGCCATCTTCCTCACCAAATCGAACGCAAGGATGAGATGGAGGTGCAAGGCGGTGACACAACAACATCCAGTGATGAGGTGGCGCACCACTGGGCCTGGGGACCTCCATCCCACGCCTTTGTCCACCGCAAAGGTGACCGTGCCGCTCATCCACTTGGCCAACCTGGCCATATCGCTCCCGCCTCCGGCTACACCATCACCCTACCCATCTAGCCTTGGCCGAGCAGCTTCGAACACCTGCTACGCCTCCTGACCCTGCGCCTCGCCCTTTCGCCTTTCTCCACGCGCTCATAGGCATCCCCGTCGCTTCTCCCCTGACTCCGCATCTACGACGTCGTCCTCTCGTCATTGCTCCTCGTCGCGTCGCTGCTGCCACCGACTACAATCCTGGCTTGAGCTCATGTGGCAGTATGGGGGAAGAATGCTCCAAGCTACTGAATGTCGTTGATCCACCGCCGACTGCCATCCCGTTGGAGCTTGTGTTATAGCGTGGGAAAAGCCCAGCCGATTAGACAAGGTCAACAAGCTAAGTCAACGAAAATCGCCCCTAAAACAATCGAGAGGatcaaattacaccggtttttATAGTTGAAGGGTCAATATATCCGGTATTACGATTAAGAAATACAActtagattattagacttattttaaaGGATGTCAGAGTGGACTGTTCCAATCGTTCTGCCTGTATCGTTTGCACTACGGGCTCCGTAGGTTTACAGGCCCACGGTGCACGGCCCAGATACCATCATACAGTCATGAACTCGGTTGGTACATGGGCTTTGCTTATGAACTCAGTTTCcttttcagattttattttagcGAGGTTCCAGCTTTCTTCGTTTGAAATAAGTCTTCAACACGGATGGCACAATATATACTGTATAATATGAAGCATTTATTTGGCAAAACATATGTTTTGTGTACACGCAGATATGTAAAAATACTAGTACTGTACTAAGTTCTGTATGGTCCCGTAAACGGGTGACAACTCACGTATGTACAATTAGGAGTTAAGGACCCAGAAAACAGACTGAGATAGCATTCACAATGCAAAATTTACATGCACATATACAAAGGGAAAAATGTGTAACACTTGTGCTTTGTCACCATCTCACAGGACATGGTctgttttgctaaaaaaaaaaagtgcttgTCACAGACTCACAGCGTCAAAGGCTGACAGTCCGCAGGGAACCCGGCAGGGCAGATTACTCCCGTTTCGCCTCGATTCGGCTTCGTACCATCGTGTCCTGCTCCTGCGTGCAATATGCATAGGCCCGAACACTTGTACACCCCTACACATCCATCGCCCACTTTACCAAGTGTAACGGCTTCGAAACGTTTGCCGATTCGGCGACACACGCCAACTCGCCAAGTCGGCAACACACACTGTATACTAGCTGTGGACACAGTGGCGCGGCCGCTGCACACGAGGCGATCGACCACGTCTAAGCAGCTCATGCCAGTATGCCACCATGGGTACCAGCTATTGACTAGTGAGTACTATGACTCGCACCACCTGCACGGCCGCCGGTGCAGGGTCCGGCGGCGCGacgggatcggcggcggcggcggcgaacggcgcCTGCCTGCACGTGGGGCACGTCGGCCGCGCCGCGAGCCACCGGTCAATGCAGCGGTCGTGGAAGCCGTGGTTGCAGCCCGGCAGCACGCGCACGTGCTCCCCGCGCGCGAACTCGGCGAGGCATATCACGCACTCCGACCGCGACGACCCGGCCAGCTCGAGCCCCTCCGTGTACGCCACGCGCGGGATCGTCTTCGACAGCGGCGGCGTCCGCTTCCTgcccccgcctccgccacccCGCCTCGCGcggcctccttctcctcctcctcctgcagcggcggcggcggcggtctccgCGCCGTAGCACGCGCGCCGCGTGACGCGGAGCGCGCACTGGAGTACGAcgtggagcgcgacggcggcgacgaggccgcaGACGAGGAGCGCGAGCAGGACGATGGTGTTGGTGTTGAGCGACGACACGGCGAGGGGACCGCCGCGGCCATTCTCGGCGACCGGCAGAGCGCCGGCGACTCCTGGtggcaccgccgccggcgcgggagACGCGCTCGGCGCCACGAGGAGGAGCGCCCTGGCGGAATGGTGCAGCCGCGGCGCGTCCATGagcgagcgacgacgacgaagcaGCTTAGTTAGCTAGCTCGCGCGATCGATCACGTCGGAGCTAGCTAAGAGTGAACTAGCTACTTTGTACCGTGGGCGGTAAAGCATGCAGAGGCATATATAGAAATTGACAGGAGTGCAAGTTAACGGAATGGAATGTTGCAGGGAATAAATTAGTCAGAGATATTTGGAGGTCGCTGTCTTCGTAATATTGTTTAGTCGGCCGATTAAAAATGATCCTAATGCTGGTGTGGCTTATGCTGGCCTGGGGGTAAGATAAGATGCACGTCGTCAAGGGGGCATAAAAAGGAGAATAATGAATAGATGGACAGAGACGAACATCAAGCCGTCAAGGACTCAAGGTGCAGAATCATGCATGGCAGTTGCGACTAATGGACCAAATTAATGCAATCATGCTATCTCCTGCAACGCCAGCTACTCAATTGACCTTAGCACTAGCACAATAACAAACCCGTCATATGTTTTGCTCTCCAACTgctgatgccaaaaaaaaagtatcttgaaagagagaagaaacatCTGGTGTCAGTGTCATCAGCTGAACACATGAACAATACAACCACCGATCGATTTAACAAAACTGATGAAGACAAGAAATGTCAAACGGATGCTCGCCACTATACACAATCACACCAATGATAAACACACCGAGCATATCCATAAAGTGGAGTGTGCTTAATCCAGCGTTTTTTATGGCCAAATCTTAACCCGCAATTTATCTCCCCATATTCCGATGTGCTTAACAAGGACGTAACTCTGCAAAGGGGATCAATCAGCGTCGCGATGCGCACCTAATCGGTCCCATCAGGAGCCAGCAATTTGGGCTCAGTAGTTGAGCCTCCACTAACGGCGACTCGTAGGCTCACGGGAAGGCTCCACGTGGCAGTGAGGTGGCCAGGGAGTCGGTGACTTGTCAACGTGTGAGTGGTTCGGAGGAGCCACTTGGCTCCACGTAGGAGTCCGACTTGTCTGTACCTGGAGCTCTCCGCTGAGCAGCCTGAATCCCTCCAGCGACGCGGTTCTGCTCGTTCAATGGGCTTTGGGCCGCTTCTTTGGGCTAGATATTGTGGTTATCAATGGAGTACGGATGGATTAATttattggaaaaagtacaccgaaggtccctcaacttgtcatcgagctacaaaatcgtccccgaaccgcaaaaccagatatcggctgtaccttaactaatcaaaaccggtcacaatagatccttcggtggttttgaccctggttttgTCATACGTGGTGactgagtcagcatgggacaCACATGGATCCCACATATGATGATGCCACGCTATctctttcccttcctcctctcactctctctctctctcttctcttcttctcttctcctcttctctagGCAAACTGTTCGGCGGCTGGGGAGGAGGCAgccggggcgaggcgggagaggaggagagcggcgctgcgacggctgccggcggcggccgcagtgGGGAGGCGGCCGTTTCATGGAGGCCACATCCCGCACCAACAACACCAACAACCACCCGGCAGCGACGGCGAATGAGGGGATGCTCTCCTTCTCGTCGGTGTCGACGATGCGGCTGTCCACAGGGAGACAGCCGTTGCTcgcccccggccgccgccagcttctcctccgcctcccgcgccggGACGGCGACAGCCGCAGCGCACGCATCAGGCGGTCGCGGCCATCACCATCCCGAGGTTAGTACTGGTTTCCTTTTAGGCGAACGGCTGCTGCGCCTCGAGGAGAGCGGGGTGGTTGGGGTACAGGCAGAAAGGAAGGAACACCAGCAATAAAAATCAAGGGCTTGTTGAACTTCTCAGACGAGTATGCAGCAACAAACCAGCCGTCCAGATCAACCTCAACTCAACCTGGCGAGCAGAACACGATCGAGAGAAAAGGACAAACTTGTGTGCATATGTACTATGTTTACCATGTCAACATTCACAGATAATTCCCTGAAGCAATTCTATAAAAATCCTGCCATTTTGAGCAAAATGCTCAAGTGTATCGTCTCTGCTCTGAGTTCTGAACTTTGAACATGCAAGCGAAAGCAGAACAAGATGGAGCGCTCTTCTTCCAAGCCGGTCATTGCGCTCGTGCTGCTCGTCGTATGCATCGTCAGCTGTTTCGAGGTTGTCACTGCCCAGTACGACGGTTCTTCCAGCAACGGCGCAGCGGCGACGGGCCCCATGGCCGCCGGTGGGAACTGCTCACTTGTTGTTGCTGCCGCTGTGCTCGCCATCCCAGCGTTTGTCGGGAACTGAAACATTGAGATGGAAACGCTGCGACCGGCTGATGCGTGCGCTGCGGCTGTCGCCGTCCCGAgcgcgggaggcggaggagaagctGGCGGCAGCACGGGCGAGCAGCGGCTGTCTCCCCGTGGacggccgcgtcgtcgccgccaacgAGAaggttcgccgtcgccgccgggtgGTTGTTGGTGTTGCTGACGCGGGATGTGGCCTCCATGGAACGGCCGCAGccagccgccgtcgcggcgacactctcctcctctcccgcctcacccGGTGACCTCCTCTCCAGCCGCCGGCTTGcccagaggagaggagagtgaaagagagagagaggaggaaagagatAGATGACGTGCCATCCGGActcgtggggcccacgtgggtctcacgctgactAAGCCGCCACATAGAACCaaaccgggatcaaaaccatcaaagtacctattgtgaccggttttgattagttaagggacgaccgatatctggttttgcggttgggggatgattttgtgactcgatgacaagttgagggaccttcggtgtacttttccataatttattttatataatttattacaAATCACTAATCTAAGTACTGTAttgttttgtattaaaatacataaatatttccttaaattttttctaaaaaaaaactttgttctTGTTTGGGCCTCTCGCGAGTTATCTATGTACCGCCGTACTTGAACTGTAGACTGCACCAAAATTAATCCTTCAACTAGCTAAACATCGCatttcatcttaaaatataagaacctaattAAGGATGGAGGTAGCTAAGCCAACTCGATCAGGGTTGTCATCTCGTCCAAATTCCATGTGGCCATGCCATGTAAGATTATCATCTCATGATCACATTGTTTCCAGTAACCACTCGAATACTGACAAACCAGCATCTCGTTCGGCGGCGTTGCGGAACAGCAAAGAGCGCACCAAAAACTACAGCCATGAACGTACCATGCATAACGATACATAAAAATTTATTTCTTCCTTATGCATATCTCGTAGTCGACTAGCATTTTATATTGGTCGATAAAAGCTGGAAAAGGAAGTTGACATGCGCATGCAACTATATGTTCAAGGTTCAACTCGGAgcacaaacatgcatgcatttcTTCTGGCATGTTCTGTACCGCCCTTACAAAAGTTACAAGTGCATTTCGGAGGTGGACTTTTGTTCATTGAGGGGGGACATCATCTCATTTTATGCATAACATTTCAAACAAGCATTAAAACTTTGATAAGATATATCAATATGTGACATATATATCGCTACACAAAtatgaaattcaaattcgatATATAcaagtatgaaaaaaataacaaacatgTCACTACTACGACAAAGATTTTCCTAGACACCATACTAGTTTGTTTCCAGGCGGCCCATAAGTACAACCGCACAGAGAAAAATGAGGAGCGGGCATCAGAGCGTCGCCCGCACaggaaaatctattttcgtgTGCGCGTCATTTAACAggttattttcgcgtgcgggcctGTTAAGTGACACGTACACAAAAATAGCCCACCACAGGCTGGCATCCTTatcttctccctctccacctcACGGGCGTGCAgccactccctctccctctcatcCTCCCATCCTccctctcactctcactctcctcctccccatcctcccatctccctctccctctccctcctccttggcAGCGGCGAGcgcagacggcggcggcagacggcgcggcgcgcggcccctcccctccctccctttgcatccggcgccggtggaggggaggcatgggggcggtggcggcggcggacggcgggcgtaggcggcggcggcggacagcgcggcgcgcggcccctCCCCTTGCATCCGTCACAGGCGGAGGGGAGGCATGGTGGCGACGGgcgcaggcggcgcgcggcccctcCCTTCCCCCCTCGGCTCCCCTTGCAGATCCAGCAGAGGGCCGGTGAGGCAtgggggcggcgggcgcaggcggcggcgacgacgggacccgcgcagctcctcctctcccctctcctccccggcagcgacgggagcgcGCGGGCAGCGGATCCGGCGTCGGTGAAGGTAACGGACGGCGGATCCGTCGCCGGCAACca
This window encodes:
- the LOC4338915 gene encoding RING-H2 finger protein ATL72, with protein sequence MDAPRLHHSARALLLVAPSASPAPAAVPPGVAGALPVAENGRGGPLAVSSLNTNTIVLLALLVCGLVAAVALHVVLQCALRVTRRACYGAETAAAAAAGGGGEGGRARRGGGGGGRKRTPPLSKTIPRVAYTEGLELAGSSRSECVICLAEFARGEHVRVLPGCNHGFHDRCIDRWLAARPTCPTCRQAPFAAAAADPVAPPDPAPAAVQVVRVIVLTSQ